The region TATTTTGATGCTGTATAAAACATTTCTTAATACTAGTTATCTTACCAAAATAAAAGATTTATAATTCTCTTATTGTTTTTAAACTTCAATTCTTTCAACTCTGGGTATTTAATACTAATTTCCTTCAAGAAATTCTCTattcaaatacttttaaaaTACGTTATGCTGTTACATCAATTTCTCTGGAATCTGCTCAAGTGCAATATCAATCATataaaacgataaaattaCGGCCAAAGTAGAAAATGGATGAAACTTATTTACGTCTTAAGATTAAAATTACGATCACGATTATACTAAGATTTTCGGTAAAAACTAATAAGTTTCAAATGcagaaaaattgcaataaagAGGttgtatttgtaaaattttaccaaaaaactCCCAAAGCAGTACTTTCGAAATTGATGATTACTATTCTTGTTCGGTATTACTACtcctattattattgttactgttGTTTTAATAAATAGTGATAGGTGATAAGGTGAAGTTTCGTAAACATtacaaatgaagaaaatatatataattacaacTGATTTATTTAactataagaaaaaataatctaaatacaataaatttcgtgATTTGTTATCTTGGACATAGTGTACTTTATTATTGAATGAAACTAAACATGTAAAACTTTATGCATTTGCAATGTTAAACgctgaataatttcatttgagTTTGGTGCAATATGGAGTTAGAATATTCTGTCCAATCCTTCAAATTCTTTTCGCTCATTCAACTTGCCTTTGATGTTGATAGAATTTATCCTCAACATTGTGTGCTCCGTTCTGACAACTGCAGACAAGAAAATGTTAGAATATCTTCAATTATTGATATCAGAGATACGGTAGTTAAATTGATAGTAATGAATTTAGGCTTACAGTTGATTCTCATGAACtgtttccttctctttttcttgaAGTGAGTTTTGGTGTGAGAAAGAGACTTTTCAATAACAGTTGCATCAACGGACACACATTCCCTATTCAGAAGAGGTCTTCCGATTAATGTAAAATCCGAACTACCAACCAGGAGGACTTTTTCCAATGTCAACTTATCCCCGACATTCGGAGGCCAGCGACCCTGTATGATAATGACATCATTATCAGTCACCTTAAACTGCTTGCCGCATATATGGACTATGGCAAACAGACGTCCTGCTGACGCTGTGGATATTATCGAGTTGACTTTTTCTATAACatctggtgaaaaaaaaaaaaaatgtacagatTAACGAAAATCTGTGTCAAAAAGACAGACAGTAGTTGTTAGTCTcgaaacgaaataataataaattgttccGACTACAAAGTGTCGGTATCTTACAACCTTAGTCACTGTATGAACGACAGTTTATTACCgtgtgtaattttttcgtcCTCTTCTGTGGTGTCTTTTACTTCTTCTTGATGCGACGGTACGGCTCTTTTAGGATCGTACAAGGCTTGCGAACGTAATCCAGCCGCAGAAGTTTGCCATAACCTAACACCTGAAAGCGAGCGTAATAAAAATCCCGAGTTTCAATGACAGACGTAAACCgagttgttgaaaatattataaaagagAGTGCAATTTGTGACCTGGTGAGCTGACGTTATTCAAAAGCCGTGGACCAATCCTTTTCATACAATTATTCGCGACTCCAGCCAGCACACGCGAAAATCCGACAAACGCCGCCATGTTGCAGCCTCAGTTGTTGTCTGCTACCATGTATgagttgaattgaattgaattgaatcgaATAATATGAACACTACGCAACGTCGAAGTTTCGACGATCGCAGCGCTCGGCGCGGAGAATCCGAATCCGACGGATACTCCACGGCAAGGTATACATAACGTGTCCGGGAAAGTGGCAACACGGTGCGTTGTGAGTAGCCTGCGTAGCCTGTCAAATTTAGATCGCccgatagaaaaaaagaaactgctaAAGAATAATCAATGTGCAGATCGGCTCGTTGAGTGGATTTTTATGTGATAGAAGTAAAAGTGATAATCGCAGGATGCAGTTTTACAAGGAGAAATTGCTGTCACCTGGACAGCTGAAACGGCTAAACGAGCACAAGTACAGCTGTACCAGCGTCAGCTTAATGGACCCGTTTCTTCAGCCGTGGTGGAACTGGCTCGTTAGCAAAGTTCCACTTTGGCTTGCCCCGAATGCGATAACTGTCCTTGGCCTCACCGTAAACATCTTGACGACTCTGATCCTAGTCTGGTACAGTCCCGACGCTAAAATCGAGGTACCTATTTACCAATAACACAACCATAACCTCAAACTTTCCAGTTATCATTCCCGTTACGTTGCAAAAACACCAACGACTCATTCAAGCTTATCGATAGTCGAATTTCCTTGTTTACTACTTTACTCAACCGCGATCCTATCTCTTTAACTCGTTGAAATCCCCACACacttattatacatgtatgcagGTTTACAGTTACGGTTACTTAGTAATATTCTACATAATATGATTCCTTGTATtaagatattttcaaacccCAGTATACtatgttttcttaaaattataatacattctATATTTACGATGTCAGGGTCTACATGGTTTTATAATTGCTtggaaatagttttttttttttttttttctaaacaatGATTCGTTACTTATTT is a window of Neodiprion fabricii isolate iyNeoFabr1 chromosome 6, iyNeoFabr1.1, whole genome shotgun sequence DNA encoding:
- the LOC124184270 gene encoding 39S ribosomal protein L21, mitochondrial, which produces MAAFVGFSRVLAGVANNCMKRIGPRLLNNVSSPGVRLWQTSAAGLRSQALYDPKRAVPSHQEEVKDTTEEDEKITHDVIEKVNSIISTASAGRLFAIVHICGKQFKVTDNDVIIIQGRWPPNVGDKLTLEKVLLVGSSDFTLIGRPLLNRECVSVDATVIEKSLSHTKTHFKKKRRKQFMRINFVRTEHTMLRINSINIKGKLNERKEFEGLDRIF